One Trichormus variabilis 0441 genomic window, TCTTCATGTGTGAAGTGAATGCGGAAATCCTGCATGAACTCATAGTGTACAACTGTCTGAGGGGAGCGACTGGTGGTTTCTAAGAATTTTTGCAGTCCGGCGCGGGTGACGTTATCTACACAAGGTGTACCTAAAACGTAGAGCTTTTCTAAACCCAATTTTTTTTCTACAGCTCGTAAGGCTTGGATTTGGCAACCAACACCAATGACTAACAGTCGCTTCATCCCTGATTTTTCTACTTGTTCCAATATTGATAGATTGGGGGAGAGTGTTGGTTTGTTTACCCGCGCTGCTAGTATTTCTTCTGGGGTGCGAGCAATTACGGGCATGGGTTGGAAGCGATCTTCTTTGCTGTTTTGGACGCAGACAACGCCTTCCACTAGGCCACGATTCAGCATTTCTATGGCAATACTGCTGACAATACCAGTCCATTGTGCGCCTGGAATTGGTTGCTGTTTCCTGGCTGCAATCATGTCTTGATGAACACCAAAGTAGAGTTCATCAGGATGATCGAGATTGCGCGATCGCTGGTGTGCCTGTTCTTCGAGTGTGTCTATCTGCTGGGTAATAAAAGCACAGGCTTCCTTGACATAGTGGATATAATATGTATCGCACAGCCCGCACTCGCTGCATAGTTCCTTAGCAGGGCGACGGCTATTGGGTTTTAAGGCTTTGGCTTTTTTGTGAGGGAAGAGCGAAGTCATGTTAAGCGCAATTTGTTATCTCAAAACTTAAGATAGCGGAAGCCTGCACTTTATACAAAATTTCCTCGCCAGATGCAATATTTAGTTCTTGTCTTCAAGGGTTAGTACAACTGACTACTGACAAGCAACCAGAGAAAGTGATAAGGATAAATTATATTGACTGATACCCACCGAATTTTTGATGTTAAGAGTTTCAAAAGTTAAAAAGGCGGGTTGTCAGAAGTTAGGTATTGTATTGCTGGAAGCAGGCAATGTGATGATGGAGCCATGAAAAAAACGGTTGAAGTCCTACCGGATCAAACAGCGCTAATTGCGCGATCGCTCGATTTGATCCTGACTAAGTTAGATACTGCCATAAAACAGCAGGGGCGATTTACCATTGCCTTATCCGGCGGTAGCACACCTAAGCCGTTGTATGAAGCGATCGCTGCCCAAAAATTACCTTGGGATAAAATTCATGTTTTCTGGGGAGATGAACGTTATGTCTCGCCAGATCATCCCGATAGTAATGAACTGATGGCCCGTACTGCATGGCTAGACCGCGTTGATATCCCCGCCGAGAATATTCATGCTGTCCCCACTTTAGATAATAATCCGGCAGTATCGGCTGCTAAGTACGAACAGCAATTGCAAGCATTTTTTAACTCTGCACCCGGAGAGTTTCCCGCTTTGGATGTGGTATTGCTAGGCATGGGTGATGATGCCCATACTGCATCTTTGTTTCCCCACACAGAAGCTTTACAAGTACGCGATCGCTTAATTACTGTGGGTAATAAAGACGGCAACCCCCGCATAACCTTCACATACCCATTCATTAACGCTGCTCACAGTGTAATTTTTGTGGTTGCAGGTGCTAACAAACGGCCAGCCCTTGCTCAAGTATTTGCTCCGAGTGCAGATGACTTAGCTTATCCATCCCGCTTAATTCGGCCGCAAGGTGAACTTTTGTGGCTATTGGATGCAGCCGCAGGCGCGGAACTCTCAGTTTGATTTTCCCATCACGAGTAATTGTTAAAATCGGAAGCTAGAGTTACCGCCTTGCCGCATTTCTCATAAAAAACAAGTCTAACCTTTGGGTGTCTACTGCAAAAGCCGCTCCCAAGGTTAGTTTGCTTGTTAGGAATATATTTTTAGGATGCTCTTGAACAAAGGCTTAAATCAATGATCGTCTGTCCAAATTGCAACCACCCCAATCCAGACGGCGCTGTCCAATGTGAAGCTTGCTACACGCCGTTACCCGCCACCAGTAATTGTCCCAACTGTGGCGCAACTGTCCAATCTGATGCTGCTTTTTGTGGTCAGTGTGGCTTTAACCTGCACTCAGTCGCCGCGCCTGCTGCTACTGTCGCTACAGTCGCCCCTGATGTTCCAGTGGAACTGCCACCATTAGCTAATCCCGATCCGCTTTTAGAATTGTTACAACCCAATGCCTTAGGCCTTGATCCGGTTGCTAATGAGACTCCCCCTGCACCAGCACCCTTACCACCTACAGCCGTAGCAGCACCCCCGTCTGCACCTCCTGTAGTGGTGGAAGTTACACCTGCCCCACCACCAGCACCAGTAGAAGCAAGTATTCCTACTCCCCCACCCGAACCCGTAGCGCCCCCAGAACCAGTTCCAGCAGTAGAAGCACCAGCACCAGCACCAGAAACTGTTGTAGCTGCACCTCCTTCTCCTGCTAGAACCCAATTACAGCAAATTACAGCCCGGTTAGTTCACGTCCAAAGCGATCGCGAAATAGAATTACCACCCAGCTTATCTGTGGTTCATATTGGTAAACCAAACGATCGCATTCCTCCCGATGTCGATGTTTCCGGCTTTGCCAACTCCGAGATTGTCTCACGGGTACACGCGGATATTCGCCTAGAAGGTGACGCGCACTATATAGAAGATGTGGGCAGTTCCAACGGCACTTACATTAACAATTTACCTCTACTACCAGGCAATAGACACCGCCTCAGACCAGGCGATCGCATCAGTTTAGGTAAAGGTGATTTGGTAACTTTCCTCTTTAAACTCGCTTAACTAAATTCAGGGTATGGGGGTGTAAGGGTGTAGGGGTATCAGTGTTTAAAACCCTACACCCTTACATCTGAAATATGGGTACAAAATAGTAATAGTTACGAATTACAAACTAATTATGAGCCAGCCAGGGAAAGATTTTGAAACCTTACTGCATCGAGAAGCCCCCCTAGAAGTTGAGAGAATGGGATTAACTTGGTTAGTGGGAGCAGCAATCGCTACAGCAATGTTGTGGCAAGTTCCAGGCGGAGATTATATTTTATACCCCTTTACCATCCTCGCTACTTGGTTCCATGAAATGGGTCATGGCTTAATGGCTGTGCTTTTGGGTGGTCAGTTTCAGCAATTACAAATTTTTGGTAATGGTTCCGGTGTCGCCAGCTATGCCATCAGCAGATCCTTAGGCCCCATCGGCCCAGGTTTAGTTGCCGCCGCCGGGCCAA contains:
- a CDS encoding FHA domain-containing protein, translated to MIVCPNCNHPNPDGAVQCEACYTPLPATSNCPNCGATVQSDAAFCGQCGFNLHSVAAPAATVATVAPDVPVELPPLANPDPLLELLQPNALGLDPVANETPPAPAPLPPTAVAAPPSAPPVVVEVTPAPPPAPVEASIPTPPPEPVAPPEPVPAVEAPAPAPETVVAAPPSPARTQLQQITARLVHVQSDREIELPPSLSVVHIGKPNDRIPPDVDVSGFANSEIVSRVHADIRLEGDAHYIEDVGSSNGTYINNLPLLPGNRHRLRPGDRISLGKGDLVTFLFKLA
- the pgl gene encoding 6-phosphogluconolactonase; protein product: MKKTVEVLPDQTALIARSLDLILTKLDTAIKQQGRFTIALSGGSTPKPLYEAIAAQKLPWDKIHVFWGDERYVSPDHPDSNELMARTAWLDRVDIPAENIHAVPTLDNNPAVSAAKYEQQLQAFFNSAPGEFPALDVVLLGMGDDAHTASLFPHTEALQVRDRLITVGNKDGNPRITFTYPFINAAHSVIFVVAGANKRPALAQVFAPSADDLAYPSRLIRPQGELLWLLDAAAGAELSV
- a CDS encoding Coenzyme F420 hydrogenase/dehydrogenase, beta subunit C-terminal domain yields the protein MTSLFPHKKAKALKPNSRRPAKELCSECGLCDTYYIHYVKEACAFITQQIDTLEEQAHQRSRNLDHPDELYFGVHQDMIAARKQQPIPGAQWTGIVSSIAIEMLNRGLVEGVVCVQNSKEDRFQPMPVIARTPEEILAARVNKPTLSPNLSILEQVEKSGMKRLLVIGVGCQIQALRAVEKKLGLEKLYVLGTPCVDNVTRAGLQKFLETTSRSPQTVVHYEFMQDFRIHFTHEDGSIEKVPFFGLKTNQLKDVFAPSCMSCFDYVNSLADLVVGYMGAPFGWQWILVRNNTGKEMLDLVQDQLDTQPVMSQGNRQEAVQQGISAYDKGVTLPMWVAKMMGVVIDKIGPKGLEYARFSIDSHFTRNYLFVKRNHPEKLEAHVPEFAKRIVGQYKLPE